In Reichenbachiella agarivorans, one genomic interval encodes:
- a CDS encoding DnaJ domain-containing protein: MTHNIYLNILELEEGASKTEIKAAYRRLSKQYHPDINRSQDAKEKFIEINEAYKFLIDVGPRPQTITYDQPDYGYDPQVAAYQERRRQAREYAKQRAHDAIRRQSELIKYLLRVFNLASILMLAFNILLEIDSHLPLQADDHHIANYSPKIGGNIHSNPSYDLIFFEDFTMKFPKHELKKIVLPPVVTVHKSLIFSIPVLMDANIGNHLVRFKQEYSLVAFFNLLVKLVFLSFLLYRFVFKTLDTQLSMAILITFFYLFELMIFFS; encoded by the coding sequence GTGACACACAATATCTATCTCAATATTTTGGAATTGGAAGAGGGTGCATCCAAAACTGAGATCAAAGCAGCCTATCGCAGGTTATCCAAACAGTATCATCCCGACATCAATCGCTCGCAGGATGCCAAGGAAAAATTCATCGAAATCAACGAAGCGTATAAGTTCCTCATAGATGTAGGTCCCAGACCACAAACCATCACTTATGACCAACCAGACTATGGCTATGATCCACAGGTTGCCGCCTATCAAGAACGCAGGCGTCAGGCTCGTGAATATGCTAAGCAAAGGGCACATGATGCCATACGCAGACAAAGTGAGTTAATTAAATACTTACTGAGAGTCTTTAACCTAGCGTCTATTTTGATGCTTGCATTCAATATACTGCTGGAGATAGACAGCCATCTGCCTCTGCAAGCAGATGACCATCACATCGCAAACTACAGTCCCAAAATAGGTGGCAATATACATAGCAACCCCTCCTATGACTTGATTTTCTTTGAAGACTTCACCATGAAATTTCCAAAACACGAATTGAAGAAAATCGTCCTACCCCCAGTCGTCACTGTTCACAAATCTTTGATCTTTTCCATTCCAGTGTTGATGGATGCCAATATCGGCAATCATCTCGTTCGATTCAAACAAGAATACAGTCTGGTGGCTTTTTTCAATCTATTGGTCAAATTGGTATTCCTATCCTTTCTATTGTACCGATTTGTATTCAAGACTTTGGATACCCAACTGTCGATGGCGATTTTGATTACTTTCTTCTACCTATTTGAACTGATGATTTTCTTCTCTTAA
- a CDS encoding tRNA threonylcarbamoyladenosine dehydratase — MSDWLERTELLIGKDALNKLKQAHVLVVGLGGVGSYAAETLVRAGLGKITIIDGDDVDPTNKNRQLQALDSTVGQQKAHVLKERFLDINSDLEIRVLDAFMEPDAMHSFLLENQFDFVMDCIDSIKPKLSMILILRRMKFKFISSMGAGGKMDPSKIRVTDVFKTTECKFAQQVRKMLKAKGIDRGVLCVYSEEIQPKHALKLTDGTHFKKSFYGTISYMPAMFGMTMAAEVIKRITANQ; from the coding sequence ATGAGTGATTGGTTAGAGAGAACGGAATTATTGATAGGTAAAGATGCACTCAACAAACTAAAACAAGCGCATGTATTGGTTGTGGGACTGGGGGGAGTGGGCAGCTATGCCGCAGAAACGCTCGTACGTGCGGGACTGGGTAAAATCACCATCATAGATGGTGACGATGTAGACCCCACCAACAAGAATCGTCAACTTCAGGCATTGGACTCTACCGTGGGACAACAAAAAGCACATGTATTGAAAGAGCGTTTCCTCGACATCAATTCAGACCTTGAGATTCGTGTCCTCGATGCCTTCATGGAACCAGATGCCATGCATTCATTCTTGCTGGAGAATCAATTTGATTTTGTCATGGATTGTATCGACAGTATCAAACCCAAGTTGTCCATGATTCTGATTTTGCGTCGGATGAAATTCAAGTTCATCTCCTCCATGGGTGCTGGAGGAAAAATGGATCCCTCCAAAATCCGCGTAACCGATGTATTCAAAACCACAGAGTGCAAGTTTGCCCAGCAAGTCAGAAAAATGCTCAAAGCCAAAGGCATAGACAGAGGAGTCCTATGTGTGTACTCTGAAGAGATCCAACCCAAACACGCACTCAAACTCACTGATGGCACTCATTTCAAAAAGTCCTTTTACGGTACCATCTCCTATATGCCAGCCATGTTTGGGATGACTATGGCAGCAGAAGTGATCAAGCGGATTACCGCCAACCAATAA
- a CDS encoding carboxypeptidase-like regulatory domain-containing protein has product MKLLIYTLLCVISICLHSHASELTHTSISGQILDSETREPLAFANIIYGNHGTTSNMDGHFVLNTDHQNKETRLIIKYIGYETATLTLEDGGTGLVIELKPESKVLDGVTIYTADDVIKDVIHFHQINYEFKDQLLHSYYKESIQSDGDYYYIAEGLFSIYLPTIYSDNKLAVSARKTRKKEFVSLDTVKIPMIQGHVTDMVDGSARRKGSFLDADYINNYKFTKDEVTTYDGREVFKITYEPINKKATSQGTIFIDIESKAIIKAEYYPTLDRQTFWTNVMWTEEYKEIDGTWYIHRVSYQGEWEYKNKKYAYDALMVVTDFKNVSKKPYFKDELTEDAVFFKEASVFSDTFWANDTHLELTETERVSFAKK; this is encoded by the coding sequence ATGAAACTATTGATCTATACCCTACTATGCGTCATTTCAATTTGCTTGCATAGCCATGCTAGTGAATTAACCCACACATCTATCTCTGGCCAAATCCTAGACAGTGAAACAAGAGAACCCTTGGCATTTGCCAATATCATCTATGGAAATCATGGGACGACTAGCAATATGGATGGGCATTTCGTACTCAATACCGATCACCAAAACAAAGAGACACGTCTCATCATCAAATACATCGGGTATGAGACAGCAACACTAACCTTGGAAGATGGCGGTACAGGACTAGTTATTGAGTTGAAACCTGAGTCTAAAGTTCTGGACGGAGTGACTATATATACCGCAGATGATGTGATCAAAGACGTCATTCACTTTCATCAAATCAATTATGAATTCAAAGACCAATTGCTACACAGCTACTACAAAGAATCCATCCAATCAGACGGTGATTACTATTACATAGCAGAGGGACTGTTCAGCATTTACCTACCCACGATCTATAGTGACAACAAACTCGCAGTGAGTGCGAGAAAAACGCGCAAAAAAGAATTCGTTTCGTTAGACACCGTCAAGATCCCCATGATCCAAGGGCATGTCACTGACATGGTAGATGGCTCAGCGCGTCGCAAGGGCAGCTTCCTAGACGCTGACTATATCAACAACTACAAATTCACCAAAGATGAAGTCACGACTTACGATGGAAGAGAAGTTTTCAAAATCACCTATGAACCTATCAACAAAAAGGCGACATCACAAGGGACGATTTTCATAGACATAGAGTCCAAAGCCATCATCAAAGCTGAATACTACCCCACCCTCGATCGACAAACATTCTGGACCAATGTCATGTGGACAGAAGAATACAAGGAGATTGATGGGACTTGGTATATCCACCGAGTCTCTTATCAAGGTGAATGGGAATACAAAAACAAAAAATATGCTTACGATGCACTGATGGTTGTCACGGATTTTAAAAACGTGAGCAAAAAACCCTACTTCAAAGACGAATTGACAGAAGACGCAGTTTTCTTCAAAGAAGCTTCGGTATTCTCAGATACTTTTTGGGCAAACGACACGCATCTAGAACTGACCGAAACCGAAAGGGTTTCCTTTGCCAAGAAGTAG
- a CDS encoding TatD family hydrolase: MNHNLFQDNHFLDFHTHHLRHVDRDDVTEIVSIHMGKERAHQYFTIGIHPWWIEQLLTSTQSDELKLQLSDPHCLAMGEIGLDNTKGPSLKIQTELFKSLLHLAEDLKKPVVIHCVRAFDQLIKIKKEFPLIPNWCVHGFGRHAILARQLVDQGFYLSLMPNMPSSKYEDIIKSVPLDRIFLETDSMPDVNIEEIYFRISKLSGIEISDLCRQLNRNAREFFKI, encoded by the coding sequence ATGAACCACAACTTGTTTCAGGATAATCATTTTCTGGATTTTCATACACACCACCTGCGCCATGTGGATCGTGATGATGTGACAGAAATCGTCTCTATTCATATGGGTAAAGAACGGGCGCACCAATATTTCACCATAGGCATACACCCCTGGTGGATCGAACAACTCCTCACCTCGACCCAATCCGACGAACTCAAACTACAACTCAGCGATCCTCACTGTCTCGCTATGGGTGAGATCGGACTAGACAACACCAAAGGCCCTTCGCTTAAAATACAAACAGAGCTATTCAAGAGCCTTTTGCATCTAGCCGAAGACCTCAAAAAGCCTGTCGTGATTCATTGTGTGAGAGCCTTTGATCAACTCATCAAAATCAAGAAAGAATTTCCTCTCATCCCAAACTGGTGTGTACATGGCTTTGGCAGGCATGCGATTTTGGCTCGACAACTCGTCGACCAAGGGTTTTATCTTTCGCTCATGCCTAACATGCCTTCTTCCAAATATGAAGACATTATTAAATCTGTACCCTTGGATCGCATATTTTTAGAAACAGACAGCATGCCCGATGTGAACATCGAAGAAATATATTTTCGGATATCGAAATTGTCAGGTATAGAAATTTCTGATCTTTGCCGTCAATTGAATCGCAATGCAAGAGAATTTTTCAAAATATGA
- a CDS encoding PAS domain-containing sensor histidine kinase, with protein sequence MDLYGIVGSLISFGLVGVAAIIFQKSKRDQAIEKAQPSVVSGHENTSYEHLKLLLDQAQKEAKLGTWNWDLLSDTLTWSDEIYHIFEFSKLNKPSISQIQKIIHEEDLEEYNHSISEIMLGKYPRRIQYRIRNQNNHIKHISEKREIIRDENGLPIRVLGTTQDISKQTQTTDYLFKTKSNYRLLTQTLPVGIYRSNKKGDILFVNKKMVEMFGFSSEEEMMQSQCQDFYHNQEYRSNLIDQLENDGMILDYKITFRRKDGSLFVGTENAQIEGDELHGVIQDVTERTTIEEEKNELISTLQRQNEDMERFAHIISHNLRCPLVNLVGLTQIMDRSTLSPDNNEIVDLMVLSTNNLDMIIKDLNKTVSIRGKKHEHYETVNLTKSLEQVKLELRESIIDHGATILSNISITDEILSIPSFINNILYQILDNAIKFHDPNRDPKVMITYTSTDKTAEFVIEDNGIGIDMSTSKDRLFKLYEKFYPKITGRGVGLYMTYNHINALKGSIHVDSQLGVGTRIHISLPKDNH encoded by the coding sequence ATGGATTTGTACGGGATTGTTGGATCACTGATCAGCTTTGGGCTAGTCGGTGTTGCAGCTATAATTTTTCAAAAATCAAAACGGGATCAAGCAATTGAGAAGGCACAACCATCTGTAGTCAGTGGTCATGAAAACACTTCTTACGAACATCTAAAACTTTTACTTGATCAGGCTCAAAAAGAAGCCAAGTTGGGCACCTGGAACTGGGATCTCCTCTCAGACACACTTACATGGTCTGATGAGATTTACCATATATTCGAATTCTCCAAACTCAACAAACCGAGTATTTCTCAAATCCAAAAAATCATCCACGAGGAAGATTTGGAAGAATACAATCATTCGATCAGCGAAATCATGCTGGGAAAATACCCTAGACGAATCCAGTATAGAATCCGAAATCAAAACAACCACATCAAGCATATCTCCGAAAAAAGAGAAATCATACGAGACGAAAACGGTCTCCCTATTCGTGTCCTAGGTACAACCCAAGACATCTCCAAACAAACCCAGACAACTGATTACCTATTTAAAACCAAGAGCAACTACCGTTTGCTCACTCAAACATTGCCCGTAGGCATATATCGATCCAACAAAAAAGGAGACATCCTTTTCGTCAACAAAAAGATGGTAGAGATGTTTGGCTTCTCTTCAGAAGAAGAAATGATGCAGAGTCAATGCCAGGACTTTTACCACAACCAAGAGTACCGTAGCAATCTCATCGACCAACTGGAAAACGACGGGATGATACTCGACTACAAAATCACCTTTCGTCGAAAGGATGGGTCCCTTTTCGTAGGGACAGAAAACGCACAAATCGAAGGAGATGAACTGCATGGTGTCATCCAAGATGTAACAGAACGAACCACCATCGAGGAAGAAAAAAATGAATTGATCTCCACCCTCCAGCGTCAAAATGAGGACATGGAACGATTTGCACACATCATATCTCACAACCTAAGGTGTCCCTTGGTCAATCTCGTAGGTCTGACACAAATCATGGATCGATCTACCCTCAGTCCAGACAACAATGAGATCGTAGACCTCATGGTGCTGTCGACCAACAACCTAGATATGATCATCAAGGATCTCAATAAGACAGTTTCGATCCGTGGCAAAAAACACGAACACTATGAAACCGTCAATCTCACCAAAAGTTTGGAACAGGTCAAGTTGGAGTTGAGAGAGAGCATTATAGACCATGGTGCCACTATCCTGAGTAATATCTCGATCACTGACGAAATACTGTCTATCCCAAGTTTCATCAACAACATCCTTTACCAAATTTTGGACAATGCGATCAAATTTCATGATCCCAACCGAGATCCAAAAGTTATGATCACATATACCTCCACAGACAAAACTGCGGAGTTTGTCATAGAAGACAATGGCATAGGCATAGACATGAGCACCAGCAAGGACAGGTTATTTAAGCTCTACGAAAAATTCTACCCCAAAATAACAGGACGAGGAGTTGGACTTTACATGACCTACAACCACATCAATGCACTCAAAGGCAGTATCCATGTCGACAGCCAATTAGGAGTAGGGACACGTATTCATATCAGCTTACCCAAAGATAACCACTGA